In Pirellulales bacterium, a genomic segment contains:
- a CDS encoding recombinase family protein gives MKKFGALARVSSREQEREGFSLAIQEDALKRYAKDANGAIVQFFRVAETASKAEERKAFRQLIAYTKKHCAEIDGLLFYKVDRAARNLYDYVELERLESEYQVPFISVSQPTEHTPAGRMMRRK, from the coding sequence ATGAAGAAGTTCGGTGCATTGGCTCGCGTGAGCAGCCGCGAGCAAGAACGCGAAGGGTTTTCTCTCGCAATTCAAGAGGATGCTCTAAAGCGATACGCCAAAGATGCGAATGGAGCGATAGTCCAGTTCTTTCGAGTCGCCGAAACGGCTAGCAAAGCCGAGGAGCGAAAGGCTTTTCGCCAACTGATCGCGTATACGAAGAAGCACTGTGCTGAAATCGACGGCCTTCTCTTCTACAAAGTCGATAGGGCCGCCCGAAATCTCTACGACTACGTGGAACTGGAACGACTCGAATCCGAGTATCAGGTGCCCTTCATTTCGGTCTCGCAACCGACTGAACATACGCCCGCCGGTCGCATGATGCGACGGAAGTAG
- a CDS encoding IS630 family transposase, translated as MHEHSWPCGGLDGPSCDCRGTPTGRESLTEVADLLSVSVSSIKRWKKAFQQGGLAALASKRHPGPKSKLSMPQKHRLREILLRGPLAAGFHTDLWTCARVAEVVEREFGVAYHPDHLGRILHDLGFSPQKPQRRARERDEAAIERWRREDWPRIKKGDDAVKLPSSFSMKRASSCSR; from the coding sequence GTGCATGAGCACTCCTGGCCCTGCGGCGGACTCGATGGTCCGTCGTGTGATTGCCGTGGAACTCCTACGGGACGGGAAAGTCTCACGGAAGTTGCTGACCTATTATCTGTCAGCGTGTCGAGTATCAAACGCTGGAAGAAGGCCTTTCAGCAAGGCGGTTTGGCGGCGCTAGCCTCCAAACGCCACCCTGGTCCGAAGTCGAAACTCAGCATGCCCCAAAAACATCGGCTGCGAGAGATTCTGCTACGAGGTCCGCTGGCTGCGGGCTTCCACACGGATCTGTGGACCTGTGCACGTGTTGCAGAGGTGGTCGAGCGCGAGTTCGGCGTTGCCTACCATCCCGATCACCTCGGTCGCATCCTGCACGATCTGGGCTTCAGTCCGCAGAAGCCGCAACGCCGGGCTCGCGAACGGGACGAAGCGGCTATCGAGCGCTGGCGCCGGGAGGACTGGCCGCGGATCAAAAAGGGGGACGACGCCGTCAAGCTACCATCGTCCTTCTCGATGAAACGGGCTTCCTCCTGCAGCCGTTGA